A window from Chiloscyllium punctatum isolate Juve2018m chromosome 3, sChiPun1.3, whole genome shotgun sequence encodes these proteins:
- the LOC140454171 gene encoding LOW QUALITY PROTEIN: trace amine-associated receptor 4-like (The sequence of the model RefSeq protein was modified relative to this genomic sequence to represent the inferred CDS: inserted 2 bases in 1 codon) — translation MLFAVIVMVTIIANLQVIISILHFRKLQTATNFLVLSLAVTDFLVELVVFPYSMIRSVDTCWYFGSIFCTIHSGLDMVLTITSIYHLRFIAIDRYYAVCKPXYTTKITLPVIGLFVTFSWVFSIVYGFALVFSDANVHGTEDYISAISCHGSCILIFNKLWDHLNPLIAFFVPVSVIVYICLKIYFVARKHSRAIGNMMHRMSSNQQNNTGSFHKNEFKAAVKLGIVIGVFIICWLPFFIITIVDPYIGFSALFEVFVWLGYFNSTCNPMLYGFFYPWFRKALKMITSCKIFDQHSLMMNVYLE, via the exons ATGCTATTTGCAGTTATTGTAATGGTTACAATAATAGCCAACTTACAGGTGATTATTTCAATTTTACATTTTAGAAAACTACAGACAGCCACCAATTTTCTTGTTCTTTCACTTGCTGTAACTGATTTTCTAGTGGAGTTGGTAGTTTTTCCTTACAGTATGATTAGGTCTGTTGATACATGCTGGTATTTTGGAAGTATATTTTGTACAATCCATTCAGGCCTGGACATGGTGCTgacaataacatcaatttatcaCTTACGTTTTATTGCCATTGACCGTTATTATGCTGTGTGCAAACC TTACACTACAAAAATCACACTGCCTGTCATCGGTTTATTTGTTACATTTAGTTGGGTGTTTTCTATAGTTTATGGATTTGCTTTAGTTTTCTCAGATGCTAACGTACATGGAACTGAAGATTATATCAGTGCTATTTCTTGCCATGGCAGCTGTATACTCATATTTAATAAATTATGGGACCATCTGAATCCACTGATAGCATTTTTTGTTCCTGTTTCAGTTATTGTATATATATGCCTCAAAATATATTTTGTAGCAAGGAAGCATTCTCGAGCAATTGGAAATATGATGCACAGAATGAGCTCAAACCAGCAAAATAACACAGGAAGTTTCCATAAAAATGAATTCAAGGCTGCTGTAAAACTGGGGATTGTAATAGGAGTCTTCATAATCTGCTGGCTGCCATTTTTCATAATTACCATTGTTGATCCTTATATTGGTTTCTCTGCATTGTTTGAAGTGTTTGTGTGGCTTGGTTATTTTAATTCCACTTGCAATCCAATGTTATATGGCTTTTTTTATCCCTGGTTTCGCAAAGCATTAAAAATGATCACTTCTTGTAAGATATTTGATCAACACTCTCTGATGATGAACGTGTACCTGGAATGA